Part of the Schaalia odontolytica genome is shown below.
CATGCTGAGATGGATGACCGCCGGAGAGTCGCACGGGCCCGCCTTGATCGCCACGATCGAGGGTTTCCCATCAGGGGTTGAGATCACGACGGACGACCTACGATCGGGGTTGGCACGTCGGCGCCTCGGCTACGGGCGCGGCGCACGCCAGAAGTTCGAAGCCGACGAGGTGACGATCCTTGCAGGGGTACGCCACGGAGTCACGACCGGGGCGCCGATCGCGATTCGTATCGGCAACTCGGAGTGGCCCAAGTGGGAGACCGTGATGAGCGCCGACCCCGTGGATCCACGCGATCTGCTCATTGACGCGGGCACCGGAGATGAACGCGAGATCGCACGTAATCGCCCGCTCACTCGGCCTCGACCCGGACACGCGGACCTTCCCGGTATGCTGTCCTACGACCTCGCGGAGGCCAGGCCCGTCCTGGAGCGCGCGAGCGCCCGCGAGACCGCGGCTCGCGTCGCGCTCGGTGTGCTTGCGCAGGCGCTCCTCACTCAGGTTGGCGCGATCCGCCTCGTGTCTCACGTGGTTGCTGTCGGCTCGCAACGCGCAACGTCCTGCGTCCTCCCGACTCCGCTGGACGAGCAGGCGCTGTGCGAGGCGTCGATGCGCACTCTGGATGCCGCCGACAACGACCGTTTCGAGGCAGCCGTGGACGAGGCCAAGCGCGCGGGGGACACGATCGGTGGAGTCGTTGAGGTGATCGCGTATGACGTGCCGGTGGGACTCGGCTCTCACGTCACCGC
Proteins encoded:
- the aroC gene encoding chorismate synthase — its product is MLRWMTAGESHGPALIATIEGFPSGVEITTDDLRSGLARRRLGYGRGARQKFEADEVTILAGVRHGVTTGAPIAIRIGNSEWPKWETVMSADPVDPRDLLIDAGTGDEREIARNRPLTRPRPGHADLPGMLSYDLAEARPVLERASARETAARVALGVLAQALLTQVGAIRLVSHVVAVGSQRATSCVLPTPLDEQALCEASMRTLDAADNDRFEAAVDEAKRAGDTIGGVVEVIAYDVPVGLGSHVTARERLDARIAGALMSIQSVKGVEIGDGFAQAALPGSAAHDEIVRGEDGHLVRASNHAGGIEGGTSNGAPVVARAAFKPISTVPRALRSVDLATGEEAVGLHQRSDTCQVVPGALICEAEVALVLADALFEHAGGRSVTEMRRNLAAYLRRVGERA